One Dictyoglomus sp. DNA window includes the following coding sequences:
- a CDS encoding response regulator transcription factor has translation MMKKILLVEDDKGIVNSLFLLLTKEGYKVETAYNGIEALEKFKTFNPDLILLDLLLPEKDGWEVCKEIRKSSNVPIIMLTAKDQEIDKVIGLKLGADDYITKPFGAKELLARIEAVLRRVQSNFIKDKKIIIPPFEMDLNRRIVKIEGKEVNLSYREFEILKLFLSSPGVVLTRENIIKHIWGENFWGEPRTVDVYIRWLREKIEEDPSHPKYIVTVRNLGYKFQGGT, from the coding sequence ATTATGAAAAAAATTCTTCTAGTTGAAGACGATAAAGGAATTGTTAATTCTTTATTTTTACTTCTTACCAAGGAAGGATATAAAGTTGAAACTGCGTATAATGGAATAGAAGCTTTAGAGAAATTTAAGACTTTTAATCCTGATTTGATACTCTTAGACCTTCTTCTTCCTGAGAAGGATGGTTGGGAGGTTTGTAAAGAAATAAGAAAATCTAGTAACGTACCAATAATTATGCTAACTGCAAAAGACCAAGAAATAGATAAGGTTATAGGATTAAAATTAGGAGCAGATGATTATATAACGAAGCCCTTTGGAGCAAAAGAATTATTAGCAAGAATTGAGGCTGTTCTTAGAAGGGTTCAGTCTAATTTTATAAAAGATAAAAAAATTATTATTCCTCCTTTTGAAATGGATTTAAATAGGAGAATAGTAAAGATAGAGGGAAAAGAAGTAAATCTTTCTTATAGAGAATTTGAGATACTAAAATTATTTCTATCGTCTCCTGGTGTTGTTTTAACTAGGGAAAATATTATAAAACATATCTGGGGAGAAAATTTCTGGGGTGAACCAAGAACGGTAGATGTTTATATAAGATGGCTAAGAGAAAAAATTGAGGAAGATCCTAGTCATCCCAAATACATAGTGACTGTTAGAAATTTAGGATATAAATTTCAAGGGGGGACCTAA